A DNA window from Halomicrobium mukohataei DSM 12286 contains the following coding sequences:
- a CDS encoding ABC transporter ATP-binding protein, whose amino-acid sequence MPVTPIEISGLTKRYGEVVALDGVDLTVERGEAFGFLGPNGAGKSTTIHALLGIVDPTAGTAKLFGHDVTKNAKRVRERVGVVSEGSTLYDRLTAREHLALTARMKGSERDPAQLLKLVGLSDAADRPVGEFSKGMIQRLSLAIALVGEPDLLILDEPTSGLDPNGIELFRNIVRRRVSNGTTVFFSSHVLSEVEAICDRVGVMRDGALTTVETVTGLRKTQPANASIGFELSRDGATVDGPERIVNDVDGARSVAIEGQRVTVDVASKAAKIEVLRRMLELEWVVDVDIHTASLQSVFQDISTADSNEAIAEASR is encoded by the coding sequence ATGCCAGTAACACCGATCGAAATTTCCGGTCTCACGAAACGATACGGAGAAGTCGTAGCCCTTGACGGTGTCGATCTGACCGTCGAACGAGGAGAAGCGTTTGGGTTTCTCGGACCGAACGGCGCAGGAAAGTCGACCACGATTCACGCGTTACTCGGGATCGTCGACCCGACCGCCGGAACAGCGAAGCTCTTCGGCCACGACGTCACGAAGAACGCCAAGCGGGTGAGAGAGCGAGTTGGCGTCGTATCTGAGGGGAGCACACTGTACGATCGTCTCACCGCCCGCGAGCACCTGGCACTGACAGCGCGAATGAAAGGCAGCGAGAGGGATCCAGCCCAGCTTCTGAAACTGGTCGGCCTGTCCGACGCTGCCGACCGTCCCGTAGGAGAGTTCTCGAAAGGGATGATACAGAGGTTGTCTTTGGCGATAGCACTCGTCGGGGAGCCGGACCTCCTGATCCTCGATGAACCGACATCGGGTCTGGATCCGAACGGGATCGAGCTCTTTCGAAATATCGTTCGTCGCCGCGTGAGCAACGGGACGACGGTCTTCTTCTCGTCGCACGTCCTCTCGGAGGTCGAAGCTATCTGTGACCGGGTTGGAGTCATGCGCGATGGGGCATTGACGACCGTCGAAACGGTTACAGGGCTCCGAAAAACTCAACCGGCCAACGCTTCGATAGGGTTCGAGCTCTCCCGTGATGGGGCCACCGTGGACGGCCCCGAGAGGATCGTAAACGACGTCGATGGCGCCCGCTCTGTCGCAATCGAGGGGCAACGAGTGACGGTCGACGTCGCCTCGAAAGCGGCCAAAATCGAGGTACTTCGACGGATGCTCGAACTCGAATGGGTCGTCGACGTGGACATCCACACGGCTTCGCTCCAGTCGGTGTTCCAAGACATATCGACGGCGGACTCGAACGAGGCAATCGCGGAGGCAAGCCGATGA
- the serA gene encoding phosphoglycerate dehydrogenase, producing MKVLVTDPIADAGLERLREAGHEVETAYDIEGDALLEAVADANALIVRSGTEVTDEVLSAAPDLVIVGRAGIGVDNIDIDAATEHGVIVANAPEGNVRAAAEHSVAMAFATARSIPQAHERLTGGEWAKGDYLGTEVNHKTLGVVGFGRVGQEVAKRLGSLGMDIVTFDPYISQERADQFGAELVDELDECLAAADFLTIHTPLTPETENMIGEEELAQLEDGYVVNCARGGIIDELALAEAVEDGILKGAAVDVFAEEPLPDDSPLLDVEDIIVTPHLGASTEAAQENVATSTADQIVAAFNDEPVINALNAPSIDESIFPQIRPYIELADTAGKIAVQLFDGQMGSVEVTYAGDIADQDVELVTASALKGVFAPSELQVNAVNAPQIAENRGIDVTESKTRQSEDFQSLVTVTVGDGEDSVSVCGTQFAGEDPRIVRIDDHRVDAVPHGHMLVARNRDEPGTIGFIGTVLGESDINIAGMFNGREVIGGEALSVYNLDEPPTSDVLDRLNGDDRIIETKYISLDNGE from the coding sequence ATGAAGGTACTCGTGACAGACCCCATCGCAGACGCGGGTCTCGAACGGCTCCGCGAAGCGGGCCACGAAGTCGAGACGGCGTACGACATCGAGGGTGACGCGCTGTTAGAGGCCGTCGCCGACGCCAACGCACTGATCGTCCGCTCCGGCACCGAGGTGACCGACGAGGTGCTGTCGGCGGCACCGGACCTGGTCATCGTCGGCCGGGCCGGTATCGGCGTCGACAACATCGATATCGACGCCGCGACCGAACACGGCGTCATCGTCGCCAACGCCCCGGAAGGCAACGTCCGGGCCGCGGCCGAACACTCCGTGGCGATGGCCTTCGCGACGGCGCGTTCGATTCCGCAGGCCCACGAACGGCTCACCGGCGGGGAGTGGGCGAAAGGCGACTACCTCGGCACCGAGGTCAACCACAAGACGCTGGGCGTCGTCGGCTTCGGCCGCGTCGGCCAGGAGGTCGCCAAGCGACTGGGCAGTCTCGGGATGGACATCGTCACCTTCGATCCCTACATCAGCCAGGAGCGAGCGGACCAGTTCGGCGCGGAACTCGTCGACGAGCTGGACGAGTGTCTCGCCGCCGCCGACTTCCTCACGATCCACACGCCGCTGACCCCCGAGACCGAGAACATGATCGGCGAGGAGGAGCTCGCACAGCTCGAAGACGGCTACGTCGTCAACTGCGCCCGCGGTGGGATTATCGACGAGCTAGCGCTCGCCGAGGCCGTCGAGGACGGCATCCTCAAAGGCGCTGCCGTCGACGTGTTCGCGGAGGAGCCGCTACCAGACGACAGCCCGCTGCTGGATGTCGAAGACATCATCGTCACGCCCCACCTCGGGGCCTCCACCGAGGCCGCACAGGAGAACGTCGCCACCTCGACGGCCGACCAGATCGTCGCCGCGTTCAACGACGAGCCGGTGATCAATGCGCTGAACGCGCCGTCGATCGACGAGAGCATCTTCCCGCAGATCCGCCCCTACATCGAACTGGCCGACACGGCCGGCAAGATCGCCGTCCAGCTGTTCGACGGACAGATGGGCAGCGTCGAAGTCACCTACGCGGGCGACATCGCGGACCAGGACGTGGAACTGGTCACCGCCAGCGCGCTGAAAGGCGTGTTCGCACCGTCGGAGCTGCAGGTCAACGCGGTCAACGCCCCCCAGATCGCGGAGAACCGCGGTATCGACGTGACCGAGTCCAAGACTCGCCAGTCCGAGGACTTCCAGAGCCTCGTGACGGTGACCGTCGGCGACGGCGAAGACAGCGTCAGCGTCTGTGGGACCCAGTTTGCCGGCGAAGACCCGCGGATCGTCCGGATCGACGACCACCGCGTCGACGCCGTCCCCCACGGTCACATGCTCGTCGCTCGCAACCGCGACGAACCGGGGACGATCGGCTTCATCGGGACCGTGCTGGGCGAGTCCGACATCAACATCGCCGGGATGTTCAACGGCCGCGAGGTCATCGGCGGCGAAGCCCTGTCGGTGTACAACCTCGACGAGCCCCCGACGAGCGACGTGCTCGACCGACTCAACGGCGACGACCGGATCATCGAGACGAAGTACATCTCGCTGGACAACGGCGAATAG
- a CDS encoding CBS domain-containing protein, with protein MNVADAMTPRSDVVTVEIPGTRDDVLEYLQERSFSSVPVIKQTDDGEEFRGIVSRDALINHPDEDQLALLTEEVPTVTADTSIQAVAALMVEERARRIPVVDGRLEGIITVTDVIRAIATGDVDGATSVDELARRDVNCVYAGTPLTVAERELDYAEVPYGVVLGDEGEMCGMLTEVDIIDVARVVEGEAETGENMASDDDDWKWESVKAVGSRYMPTRNVEIPHEPVRAFMTEDVLTVSKRETARDAAQLMIDAEIEQIPLVSGDDLVGIVRDMDLLEGL; from the coding sequence ATGAACGTCGCAGACGCCATGACGCCGCGCTCGGACGTCGTCACCGTCGAGATTCCGGGCACTCGTGACGACGTACTCGAGTACCTCCAGGAACGCTCTTTCTCCTCCGTACCGGTCATCAAGCAGACCGACGACGGCGAGGAGTTCCGTGGCATCGTCTCGCGTGACGCCCTGATCAACCACCCCGACGAGGACCAGCTCGCGCTCCTGACCGAGGAGGTTCCCACCGTCACCGCCGACACCAGTATCCAGGCGGTCGCGGCCCTGATGGTCGAGGAGCGAGCCCGCCGGATCCCCGTCGTCGACGGTCGCCTCGAAGGGATCATCACCGTCACGGACGTGATCCGGGCCATCGCCACCGGCGACGTCGACGGTGCGACCAGCGTCGACGAGCTGGCCCGCCGAGACGTGAACTGCGTCTACGCCGGGACGCCGCTGACGGTCGCCGAACGCGAACTCGACTACGCGGAGGTCCCCTACGGCGTCGTGCTGGGCGACGAGGGAGAGATGTGTGGCATGCTCACCGAGGTCGACATCATCGACGTGGCCCGCGTGGTCGAAGGCGAGGCCGAGACGGGCGAGAACATGGCCAGTGACGACGACGACTGGAAGTGGGAGAGCGTCAAGGCCGTCGGGAGCCGCTACATGCCCACCCGCAACGTCGAGATCCCACACGAGCCCGTCCGAGCGTTCATGACCGAAGACGTGCTGACGGTCAGCAAGCGCGAGACGGCCAGAGACGCCGCACAGCTGATGATCGACGCCGAGATCGAGCAGATCCCGCTGGTCTCGGGCGACGACCTCGTGGGCATCGTCCGGGACATGGATCTGCTGGAGGGCCTATGA
- a CDS encoding ArsR/SmtB family transcription factor, which translates to MSQSQPAPERQDSNRIYHVLSNKHAREILRQIATDSKTIQDLTAVCSASRVTIYRQLDRLQEAGLVSTQMSYDPDGHHRRTYRARHAEITIAVGHEGLTVDIDHRCQ; encoded by the coding sequence ATGAGCCAGTCCCAACCCGCCCCCGAACGACAGGACTCCAACAGGATATACCACGTCCTGTCGAACAAACACGCCAGGGAGATCCTCAGGCAGATCGCGACCGACAGCAAGACGATCCAGGATTTGACCGCCGTGTGTTCGGCCTCTCGGGTGACGATCTACAGACAACTCGATCGACTACAGGAGGCCGGACTCGTCAGCACACAGATGAGCTACGATCCGGACGGCCACCATCGGCGAACGTATCGGGCTCGTCACGCAGAGATAACGATCGCGGTCGGACACGAGGGCTTGACGGTAGACATCGACCACAGATGCCAGTAA
- the glyS gene encoding glycine--tRNA ligase — MSDGGDLVELAKRRGFFLQSAGAYGGVSGFYTFGPSGAALKQNIEDTWRNRFAIQEGNMEVDAPTVMPEPVFEASGHLDGFDDMLVECPECGESHRADHIVEDNTDIEEAESIPVAEVEELIAEYELVCPTCGTGLAGQAIEDFNLMFETNIGPGSADPGYLRPETAQGIFIEFPQLAEYARNQLPFGVTQIGRAYRNEISPRKSLLRVREFTQAELELFVDPEEDEPALEAVADVTAPFYPAADQEAADGQPYEATIREVVDDGVVGKPWIAYYLGVAKQWYESIGVDMDRFRFRQHLSGERAHYAADCWDAEAEVDGDWIELGGFAYRSDYDLSKHDSYSDEEFTVFKQYDEPVTVERATVDPDMSYLGPEFGGSAGAVADALEALAERDPDAFDESEVVVEVDGESHAVPVEKTNFGVEEVIESGEHITPHVVEPSLGIDRALYTALDHSYREDEVDGEERTYLALPQEVAPTTVGVFPLMDRDGMGEYARDLVEKLRAAGLAVTYDDSGAIGRRYRRQDEVGTPFCVTVDYATLGEARDDEGEPAAPDTVTVRERDTTAQKRVPVADLPETLTALRDGERTFDDL; from the coding sequence ATGAGCGACGGCGGCGACCTCGTCGAGTTGGCCAAGCGCAGGGGCTTTTTCCTGCAGTCGGCCGGGGCGTACGGCGGCGTCTCGGGGTTCTACACCTTCGGTCCCTCCGGGGCCGCGCTCAAACAGAACATCGAGGATACCTGGCGCAACCGCTTTGCGATCCAGGAGGGCAACATGGAGGTCGACGCCCCGACCGTGATGCCAGAGCCCGTCTTCGAGGCCTCGGGCCACCTCGATGGCTTCGACGACATGCTCGTGGAGTGCCCGGAGTGTGGCGAGAGCCACCGGGCCGACCACATCGTCGAGGACAACACCGACATCGAGGAGGCCGAGTCGATCCCGGTCGCCGAGGTCGAGGAGCTGATCGCCGAGTACGAACTCGTCTGTCCGACCTGTGGCACCGGGCTGGCCGGCCAGGCCATCGAGGACTTCAACCTCATGTTCGAGACGAACATCGGCCCCGGCTCCGCCGATCCGGGCTATCTGCGCCCCGAGACCGCCCAGGGCATCTTCATCGAATTCCCACAGCTCGCGGAGTACGCCCGCAACCAGCTTCCCTTCGGCGTCACACAGATCGGCCGGGCCTACCGCAACGAGATCAGCCCGCGCAAGTCCCTGCTGCGAGTCCGGGAGTTCACCCAGGCCGAGCTCGAGCTGTTCGTCGATCCCGAGGAAGACGAGCCGGCACTCGAAGCGGTCGCGGACGTGACCGCTCCGTTCTACCCCGCCGCCGATCAGGAGGCCGCGGACGGCCAGCCCTACGAGGCCACGATCCGCGAGGTCGTCGACGACGGCGTCGTCGGCAAGCCATGGATCGCCTACTACCTCGGCGTCGCCAAGCAGTGGTACGAGTCGATCGGCGTCGACATGGACCGCTTTCGCTTCCGCCAGCACCTCTCGGGCGAGCGAGCCCACTACGCCGCGGACTGCTGGGACGCCGAAGCGGAGGTCGACGGCGACTGGATCGAACTGGGCGGCTTCGCCTACCGATCCGACTACGACCTCTCGAAACACGACAGCTACTCCGACGAGGAGTTCACGGTCTTCAAGCAGTACGACGAGCCGGTCACCGTCGAGCGAGCGACGGTCGACCCGGACATGAGCTACCTCGGACCGGAGTTTGGCGGCTCGGCCGGCGCGGTCGCCGACGCCCTCGAAGCACTCGCCGAGCGCGATCCCGACGCCTTCGACGAATCGGAGGTCGTCGTCGAGGTCGACGGCGAGTCACACGCGGTCCCCGTCGAGAAGACCAACTTCGGCGTCGAGGAAGTCATCGAGTCGGGCGAACACATCACGCCCCACGTCGTCGAGCCCTCGCTGGGTATCGACCGGGCGCTGTACACGGCGCTGGATCACTCCTATCGCGAGGACGAGGTCGACGGCGAGGAACGCACCTATCTGGCACTGCCACAGGAAGTCGCGCCGACGACCGTCGGCGTCTTCCCGCTGATGGACCGAGACGGCATGGGCGAGTACGCTCGCGACCTCGTCGAGAAGCTGCGCGCGGCCGGCCTGGCCGTGACCTACGACGATTCGGGCGCGATCGGCCGACGCTACCGCCGCCAGGACGAGGTCGGCACGCCGTTCTGTGTCACCGTCGACTACGCGACGCTCGGGGAGGCCCGCGACGACGAGGGCGAACCGGCAGCGCCAGACACCGTCACGGTCCGCGAGCGAGATACGACGGCACAGAAACGCGTTCCGGTCGCCGATCTCCCCGAGACGCTGACGGCGCTCCGGGACGGCGAGCGCACCTTCGACGACCTGTAG
- a CDS encoding cation:proton antiporter regulatory subunit, with the protein MTIYETEVPGVGHKFELEIDGEERLVVIIHHDGKRDVYRRPDPDADSERLFSLSDKQARQFGSILEGAHFQPVDLDEVQVPLGDSLIEWYDIADLDEGPPIVGETLAESNLREAIGVSVVAIQRGEETIANPEATETVRAGDTLVVLGTREQQHEFEELLDA; encoded by the coding sequence ATGACGATCTACGAGACCGAGGTGCCCGGTGTCGGACACAAGTTCGAGCTCGAAATCGACGGCGAGGAGCGCCTCGTCGTCATCATCCACCACGACGGTAAGCGGGACGTGTACCGTCGGCCCGATCCGGACGCCGACAGCGAGCGGCTGTTCTCGCTGTCGGACAAGCAGGCCCGGCAGTTCGGCTCGATCCTCGAAGGGGCACACTTCCAGCCGGTCGATCTCGACGAGGTCCAGGTCCCGCTGGGTGATTCGCTGATCGAGTGGTACGATATCGCCGATCTCGACGAGGGGCCTCCGATCGTGGGCGAGACGCTCGCTGAGTCGAACCTCCGAGAGGCGATCGGTGTCTCGGTCGTGGCGATCCAGCGCGGGGAGGAGACGATCGCGAACCCCGAAGCGACCGAGACGGTGCGTGCGGGCGACACGCTCGTCGTGCTCGGCACCCGCGAGCAACAGCACGAGTTCGAGGAACTGCTGGACGCATAG
- a CDS encoding cation:proton antiporter produces MAALLVELGVALVALALAGIAANRLSLSVIPAYILVGILVGPNPPTEVAGLSLQIVGYGEFVELAAELGIVVLLFFLGLEFSVGQLLDDRRRIASAGAVDFLLNFGIGVAIGLAFGRTLLETVLLAGIVYISSSAIVTKTLIEQGWIANPEADPVLGTLVFEDILIAVYLAVVAALVTGTGGLSGAVVDVGVAFAFLGGLALVAWYATRFVEATFDLPSDELFLLSVVGTATLIAGVALSIGVSEAVAAFFVGTAFSQTSHTERIEHVIAPTRDLFAAFFFFSIGLQTDVTLLAGVAGLLAVAVVATTVTKLTSGAISGRIYGLSPTRSLRTGLALISRGEFSLIIAALVVSAAGSGNDSLADFAPVVTAFAVGYVLVMSVLGTVLVQYADAITGRLVPLLDR; encoded by the coding sequence ATGGCGGCACTGCTCGTCGAACTCGGCGTCGCACTCGTCGCACTCGCGCTTGCCGGTATCGCTGCCAACCGACTTTCGCTGTCGGTGATCCCCGCGTACATCCTCGTCGGCATTCTCGTCGGTCCGAACCCGCCGACAGAGGTGGCTGGGCTCTCGCTCCAGATCGTCGGCTACGGAGAGTTCGTCGAACTGGCCGCCGAGCTTGGGATCGTCGTGCTGCTCTTTTTCCTCGGGCTGGAGTTCAGCGTCGGTCAGTTGCTGGACGACCGCCGCCGGATCGCCAGTGCCGGAGCCGTCGATTTCCTGCTGAACTTCGGGATCGGTGTCGCCATCGGGCTGGCGTTCGGTCGGACGCTACTGGAGACGGTCCTGCTCGCTGGAATCGTCTACATCTCTTCGAGTGCGATCGTCACCAAGACCCTGATCGAGCAGGGGTGGATCGCGAACCCCGAAGCCGATCCGGTGCTGGGGACGCTCGTCTTCGAAGACATCCTGATCGCGGTGTATCTGGCGGTCGTCGCTGCGCTCGTCACCGGGACCGGCGGGCTCTCCGGGGCCGTCGTCGACGTGGGCGTCGCCTTCGCCTTCCTGGGGGGGCTCGCTCTCGTGGCGTGGTACGCGACCCGATTCGTCGAGGCGACGTTCGATCTCCCCTCCGACGAGCTGTTCCTCCTGTCGGTGGTGGGGACCGCGACGCTGATCGCCGGTGTAGCGCTCTCGATCGGCGTGAGCGAGGCCGTCGCCGCCTTCTTCGTCGGGACAGCGTTCAGTCAGACGAGCCATACCGAGCGCATCGAACACGTGATCGCACCCACTCGGGACCTCTTTGCGGCGTTTTTCTTCTTCTCGATCGGGTTACAGACGGACGTGACGCTGCTTGCTGGCGTCGCGGGACTGCTGGCCGTCGCCGTGGTCGCGACGACGGTGACGAAACTCACAAGCGGCGCGATCTCGGGTCGGATCTACGGGCTCTCGCCGACCCGGTCGCTGCGGACCGGGCTGGCGCTGATCTCTCGCGGCGAGTTCTCGCTGATCATCGCCGCGCTGGTGGTCAGCGCGGCCGGTTCGGGGAACGACTCCCTCGCCGATTTCGCACCGGTCGTCACGGCCTTCGCCGTGGGCTACGTGCTCGTCATGAGCGTCCTCGGGACGGTCTTGGTCCAGTACGCCGACGCCATCACCGGCCGGCTCGTTCCGTTGCTGGATCGGTAG
- a CDS encoding ABC transporter ATP-binding protein — protein MDSRDEFTLMTADSGSLHDEETDRETAATDPTTDDESVLSVRNLEKRYGRGDDAVEAVTDLTFDVEPGTVVGLLGPNGAGKTTTIKMLLGLIIPTAGSVEVAGIDVHENLSQGYNSISAVLEGARNVYWRLTVKQNVRFFASLSGIDPNDRASYHTELLDLFDLTEKADTAVRELSRGQKQKVSLACTFARETDVVVLDEPTLGLDVESGLNLRQELNRIVDEYGTTVILSSHDMDVIEDLCDRVIIMEDGEIVADDSVSNLLGVFNQQCYEITVDGDLQEATRRRLRTEYEVEEFDGQYESTRFRARVADDGIYNLMQSLQSAGVTVDTIETVRPDLEEVFLEVTNARHATRPAEVPTR, from the coding sequence ATGGATTCAAGGGATGAATTCACCCTCATGACTGCTGATTCTGGTTCTCTACACGACGAGGAAACCGACCGCGAGACGGCAGCAACTGATCCGACCACCGACGACGAATCCGTTCTCTCCGTCAGAAACCTGGAGAAACGTTACGGGAGGGGCGACGACGCCGTTGAGGCAGTCACCGATCTCACATTCGACGTCGAGCCCGGCACCGTCGTTGGGCTGTTAGGACCCAACGGGGCGGGGAAAACGACGACCATCAAGATGCTCCTCGGGCTCATCATCCCGACAGCGGGGAGCGTCGAGGTAGCCGGTATCGATGTCCACGAAAACCTATCGCAGGGTTACAACAGTATCAGCGCCGTGCTAGAAGGTGCCAGGAACGTCTACTGGAGGCTGACGGTCAAGCAGAACGTCCGGTTTTTCGCCTCTCTGTCGGGCATCGATCCGAACGACAGGGCGAGCTATCACACCGAGTTACTCGACCTCTTCGATCTCACGGAGAAAGCCGACACCGCAGTCAGGGAACTCTCCCGCGGTCAGAAACAGAAGGTCAGCCTCGCGTGTACGTTCGCCCGGGAGACGGACGTCGTCGTTCTCGACGAACCGACGCTGGGGCTCGACGTCGAGAGTGGTCTCAATCTGCGTCAGGAACTGAACCGTATCGTCGACGAGTACGGAACGACGGTGATACTCTCGAGTCACGACATGGACGTGATCGAAGACCTCTGTGACAGAGTGATAATAATGGAGGACGGCGAGATCGTCGCCGACGATAGCGTCTCGAATCTCTTGGGGGTATTTAACCAGCAATGCTACGAGATAACAGTTGATGGTGACCTCCAAGAAGCGACTCGTCGTCGATTGCGTACCGAGTACGAGGTCGAAGAGTTCGACGGACAGTACGAATCGACCCGGTTTCGGGCCCGGGTCGCGGACGACGGCATCTACAACCTGATGCAATCGCTGCAGTCTGCCGGTGTGACGGTGGATACGATCGAGACAGTTCGTCCGGATCTTGAGGAAGTGTTTCTCGAGGTCACGAATGCAAGACACGCGACGCGTCCAGCGGAGGTGCCGACCCGATGA
- a CDS encoding DUF7556 family protein, with translation MEPDTVAKAEVAADAEVMGSVEHGQTDTYIIADVTTDDAYLTLDLEDAASLPAWR, from the coding sequence ATGGAGCCGGACACGGTCGCCAAAGCGGAGGTGGCAGCGGACGCAGAAGTCATGGGTTCCGTCGAACACGGCCAGACGGATACGTACATCATCGCGGACGTAACGACCGACGACGCCTACCTCACGCTCGATCTCGAAGACGCCGCCTCGCTGCCTGCCTGGCGGTAG
- a CDS encoding ABC transporter permease, producing MRIAAIVLALFASFVFLGAGMPGGYLVQMYFGAILFPLLGIGLAYRSVAGECQSGNVQYLLSLPNDRLEVLLGKCLSRVGIAVVVVVTAYTLVGVVLPLASDAPLSALPSYVRFVALTALFVTAHAGVAVGVSAATRSTGRTLGVMAAYFFLFDFMWVFPDGFSTVMALTRVLEAVGITVSETARAGLWITSPAGAYVHAMDPILPRNFLDPITVDAWFLSSTMATAVLLCWTALPPLICYRWFARADLD from the coding sequence GTGCGAATAGCCGCAATCGTACTGGCGCTGTTTGCGAGCTTCGTGTTCCTCGGCGCTGGCATGCCGGGCGGGTATCTCGTCCAGATGTATTTCGGCGCGATCCTGTTCCCTCTATTAGGTATCGGCCTGGCGTATCGTTCGGTCGCCGGTGAATGCCAAAGTGGGAACGTCCAGTATCTCCTCTCGCTGCCGAACGACCGTCTGGAGGTGCTGCTCGGCAAGTGCCTGTCACGGGTCGGGATCGCAGTCGTCGTCGTCGTGACCGCGTACACGCTCGTCGGTGTCGTCCTGCCGCTCGCGTCCGACGCCCCCTTGTCGGCGCTTCCCAGCTACGTGCGGTTCGTCGCTCTCACTGCGCTGTTCGTCACGGCTCATGCCGGCGTCGCTGTCGGCGTCTCCGCCGCAACGCGCAGCACCGGACGGACGCTCGGTGTCATGGCCGCGTACTTTTTCCTCTTCGACTTCATGTGGGTGTTCCCCGACGGATTTTCGACGGTCATGGCGTTGACGAGGGTGCTCGAAGCGGTGGGCATCACCGTCTCGGAAACCGCGCGAGCAGGGTTGTGGATCACGAGTCCCGCGGGCGCGTACGTCCACGCCATGGATCCGATTCTCCCGCGGAACTTTCTCGACCCGATTACCGTTGACGCGTGGTTTCTCTCGAGCACGATGGCAACGGCCGTCCTCCTGTGTTGGACCGCGTTGCCGCCGCTGATCTGCTATCGATGGTTCGCTCGTGCCGACCTCGACTGA